The bacterium genome includes a region encoding these proteins:
- a CDS encoding T9SS type A sorting domain-containing protein, translating into MNHRLQGTTTGLIALPLLLLPVLVEAQVVPVPFHWSAPTQGMQAVSYNVWVSRDGGDIRLEATAHDTTWTLQADLGVEYRVLVQGVDALERNGAMSPPSDVVFLPELQPEEGGPPLNASFRPNYPNPFNPETTIRYGIPEGAQGQRIALELFDIRGQRVRSFDPAETPGWHTVIWDGRDDAGTLLSSGHYIVRLVCGGKTTTWKMAMVK; encoded by the coding sequence TTGAATCACCGGCTGCAAGGGACGACAACCGGTCTGATTGCGCTGCCGCTCCTGCTGCTGCCGGTGCTGGTGGAGGCGCAGGTCGTGCCGGTCCCCTTCCACTGGTCCGCCCCGACCCAGGGCATGCAGGCCGTCAGCTACAACGTCTGGGTTTCCCGAGACGGAGGCGACATCCGCCTGGAAGCGACCGCCCATGACACGACTTGGACGCTCCAGGCCGACCTGGGGGTCGAATACCGGGTCCTGGTCCAGGGTGTCGACGCCCTGGAGCGCAATGGCGCCATGAGCCCGCCCTCGGACGTCGTCTTCCTGCCGGAACTGCAGCCTGAGGAGGGCGGCCCCCCGCTGAACGCCTCGTTCCGGCCGAACTATCCGAACCCCTTCAACCCCGAGACGACCATCCGCTACGGCATCCCCGAGGGCGCCCAGGGCCAGCGGATCGCCTTGGAACTCTTCGACATCCGTGGCCAGCGGGTCCGCAGCTTCGATCCGGCGGAGACCCCGGGCTGGCACACCGTGATCTGGGACGGCCGCGACGACGCTGGAACCTTGCTCTCCTCCGGGCATTACATCGTCCGGCTGGTTTGCGGCGGGAAGACCACGACCTGGAAAATGGCCATGGTTAAATAA